GGAGGTCAGCTGTACTGTAGGGGGCCGCAGCTTGTGCCAAAAGGTGAGAGTTGATGCCACAAAAAAGTAAATTGCAATTTTTCCATCAGTTTGTGGTCACTGATACCTTATAACTGCATTCTTATAATTACTACTAAAGTTGTTAACACCAGGAGATGGTCATTCATCGTCATTCTCAATGCATGTATAAATTGTGCTTAATGACATGATGGATATCAGTTAACACATGGTTtatgaaaattacatgcacaaaatgtatttgcacTGTGagcaatttcaatattttcatttttaccatCAGGTTCTGAGTGTGATGTGTAAGGCAGACAGTGTGAGGGCAGTGTACCAGTATCTTCCAGTAAGTACCCTTAAGTTAACCTTACCTAAGTTCAAGTTTGCTGCTTCAAAAagaatttttatttttctatttacTATAAGTGTTTTCCTGAATGTTGCAAAAGCTTTGTATACCTTAATGCAGAGCAATTTGAGAATTTGTAAGTCACTGTTTCTGCATAAGGATTGACACCGATCTCCTGTTTTCTCAGATTAGACCTGATACAGACATCAAGACTATTTACTTCTCAGCGCGAAGTGCAGCCGTAGATCTACAATCTGTGGACTCGGTAAGGACACATACCTATCCTAtgtcttgattttgtttaatgAACATCTTAAGAGCATTAGTAGAGACCTCCACCTATATGAGTTGATGATATGATTTGCCGCAGCTGACTTCGTTGGAAGCtattttgatttgtatttacCATTTTATGACTAATCACCCCTTGTAGGTGCATGATGCTGACTACAGTGCAATAGCTATGGTGAAGTTTGATGATGGAAGTCATCAGACCCTGAGGTAATGTGGGTTTTCACATTAAAAGTGAacaaattcattttgaattcttGGTATAGTCTGTGTAACTTAACTCATACTATCCGGTGTGTTAGAGATCTCTTTGCACATTAAGGAGTCTGGAATGAATGACTGAGATGTTCTCTCAGTCTGatactttgatttgttactttcAGGTTAGATTTTCCCAGTGGAAGTCACCCATTTATTGCAGCTGAAAATGATATGGTAAGAAGTCTTCACATTTCTTTACCATATGCAAAGTTCAACTTCATCTGAGTGTGCTTTTGGGCAACGGTTGGcaacatgtttttatttgtgaaTTACTAGTATTGTTGCAAAGGAGTTTTTTTGCGTGATCTTTGCCCCGTTTGGTTTTACAGGGTGTACCAAATAATCAGAAGGTGGTGAGTGTGCTGGTCATGCTGTTCTGCCATGGCTACATGGGGCTGGTCAAGTTCACTGATATCATTCTCAAGCCTGTTGGAGGTAAGGAGTATTTGAGGCATGATCACAGCAATATACTATAATTCTTCAAAACTGTAGTTGTCTGATGGTCACTTTCTAAAGTAGGTTCAACTAGAAGTCAAAGTGTATTAGGAtcaattttctgaagatgtcCAAATCCAAAGTTCTATTGGTCTTCAGGTCAGTGCAAAAACTTTCTCCCATTTTATTACAAGAAAGGAGTAAAGCTAGCATTTCTTTTCACTTGGAAGAAAATTACCCTTTATTGTACGTAAAATGTACTCACAAAGATCTTTTACTTACTGTCTAATGCCTATGATATTTTTAGCAGCAGGAGGAATGATTGCCACAGAGCGGGGGGACATTGTTTCTTCCTGTCCACCAGCTTTGCTGTCCCCCGTGTCAGCCACCAAACCCACCTTCCACTACGAGCACATCTTCAATGCAACATTCACTGAGGTTTGTTTACCCAGCACTTCTTGATGTACAAATGTCATGTGTAAAAATCTTTTAGGTGTCTCTGTTGTCAGCTAGGTAGTGTAATACAATAAGTCCAGTTATTACAATATaatattcaaagaaaaataGTACATTTATCTGAGAACAAATGGAGGAAATTTCAGCAACAGATTGCTCATTGACACAAGGGACAATTTGAATGTGTTAAACATTATCTCTGCTGGGGTAGcttttttgtgccaaatttgtgTTGGTTCTGAAGATATGCAGGATGTAACTAGCTGTTAATGTCTATTTGTGCAATGTGCCCTATAATGAACTGAAAGTAAATGGCTTGAATGTGGTGCTATTTTCAGTACAAAGAGGACACAGTGACCCTAGTGACCCAGGTGTCCATGGACCGGATCGCCATGTTAGACCGGATCATCAGACACTGGGACGGGCCCATGGCAGTGGCTCTGTATGTACCAACAACCTCGCAGAAACCTGACACTAACCACGACTGGAAGAGGTAGGGAAAtcatagaaatatacacaatcatgtatttgTGGTTTGCATCAAAGTTCTTTCCCCAGTTTCTGACAGATTGGATGTTGCAGATGTTTACTGACTTATTTGTGAACTTTGCTGTCACAGATATTACATCAACAAGAAGTTGAGACATCCCAAGTTCCGAACATTCTGTAGTGTTCTGGCTGTGTATGCAAATGTGGTGAGTACACAAATCCATCTGGGTAATATTCTCATAATGAATAATTCATACAGACCGTCACTTATAATCTACCAAGCTgggacacaaaaaaatgaatgttttttttttcatatcagtGTGGTATTCCCTCAAAACTACATCAATGTATACATGGTGTAATTTCTAAGATGggattttattgtttttacctcacctcacctcacctcacctcacctcgccggtcccatagcctcaccggccgtaggggagGCACTTCCATCAGCATAAGTTTTCCACCTTTGTCTGTCCTCAGCCAAGGTTGCCAGATGGTGGACTGTTTGTCCCGACCATTCTTTCAAATTACTAGTCCAAGTTTGTCATGGACGTCCCCTAGGTCTTGCACCCTCCGCCCTTCTTACATAGTCTGAATTGGTTGAAGTATACCTGGTTGTGTGTTAACAAGTAACAGCTCAAACTTGAAGCTAGTGGGACATCCTTAACCTTTATTATCAGGTAGTAAAGAAAGCTTCATTTGTTTCAGGTTAATGATGAGTATCCCATCAACTATCTCAGAAATCTGGCTCTACGGTAAGTTCTTGTTTTCTCTAATATTATTTAAacgggtagccctggctgtatgtaaacagctgaacaaataaatgaataagaaataaaatattATTCCATATGTGCAATTGTGCAATAGCTAGCATCATCAAATTGTGTTTATTAATTGCAACAATCTAATTGTTGATATTAAAAAGTTGAATTTCAATGACAGTTCAGTCATATGTTGATAGTGAGCTATAATGCTCTACTTCAGAGTCACTTTGTTTCTTTCAGAATGGTGAAAAGCAAATATGTCTTCCTGTTGGATGCTGACTTCATCCCATCTCCAAACTTCCAAGATAATTTCAGGTACTGGTAAATCATGCTGAAATCAGTCTTTTCATGCAGACAATTTTACTTAAATTGTTAAAAATAAAAGAGATACCGTCGGCTGAAAATTTACTCTGCTTTTGCCACTGTATGTAAATTTCAGTCTCTTACTGTTgtaacatatacattttgtatcatatttatTTATCTAGTATTTTCCATTACTGCTGTAGGGAATGTACAATGTTCATGTAGTATGCTTCTAACCCTTGTTACTGTGGATAACATACTTTTGTGTCTACCCCAGGGTACTGATAAATGACCAGTCAGATCCAACGGACAGAACTGCCTACGTGGTTCCTGCGTTCGAGTTCTTAGAAGAACAAGAGGTGAAAATTGtcttgaaaaagaagaaagatcTTAGTGCCatagtttactggggctcctGTGCTCCCTCTCTTACAAGTTCCTTCAATAAACTATAAGGGGTACCACCTAGGCTAAGATTTTTGTGGCTCATGACTTATTTGTGAATTTTTCTTTCCCCAATGCATGCATGTAGCAAGTATGTTTGTTTTGAGTATCCCTGTCATATCAAGGGTTTGATAAGAATTTGTTCTTATTTCAGGACCAACCTCCCCCTCAGGACAAGGAGGCTCTCAAACAACAGATCTTTGCTGATGATGCCAACATTTTACCCTTCAATATCCTTTCAGTTTACTACAAGCTCTCCAGATGTAGTAAATATGAACTACTGATGAGAATGTGCTGATATGCTATTGTCCTTGAGTATGACATGCAAGAGGAAGAAATACGTAGATAAGAAGACGTAAAGAAGCTACTGTAAACAGTTCCCAGTAGTTTTATGTCAATAGTTTTAATTGTAACCTCTTTATCGCAAACCCAAAAACCATCATAAAAAATGTTGTTCTGTCATTAACCCAATTACTTATTCGTCAAAGTGTTTTCTCTATAGCAACATTGAtatactgatacatgtatcaggaCAGTATTCCTTGACAGTGTGTATGGTCTGTTGAGTCCCCCGAGTCCCACCGACCAACCGACTACCAGCGCTGGTATGCTGAAGAACAGGTGTACCCTGTCTCCACCTACCAGGACAAGTTTGAACCCTACCTGGTACTCAGGTGAGATGGGAGAACTTGTTTGTCCACATTTTTGCATTAGCACATTGGAAGATTAAGCTGAGAACTATTAAATGCTACTGTGACAGTACATATTAACAACTGTTCAGGAAACATGTTAGTACAGAATGCAAAAGAATTCAAAGAACCTTATCCAATTACCTGTTTGTAGACTATAACCCCAGTCCAAGTATTCAAAGTACAGAGTACAgaggttatatacatgtactattctCTGTGTTTCATGTGGTTCGGATTTATACCTTTTTGTAGAGAATCTTTCTCTGCATCTTAACATGGCATGTAGTTCATTTGCATATCTTAGAAAGGAAAAGTAAACCTCAGCACTATGTGGTCATTAATTAGGTTATACCTGAGGTAAAGTGGTTCTTTCCACCCAGTAAAGGTCCAAGCCGCCATATTGAAATAAAAGCTCTTGAGTTGTACTATCTCTGAGTGGCCCTGGTGCTTTCCTTTTTTGCTAACTGATGTCCCCCCTGCCTACAGGATGTCTCCCAGTCTTCCACTATACGATGAGCGGTTCTCAGGTTATGGGATGAACAAAGTCACCCACACCATGGAGCTGCTAGCTGCTGGGTGAGACACTAATATAAAGAATTGAAGCAAACCATGTATAGGTCATGTCAGAAATTGCACTGACGCTTAACATGGCCACAATTGACAGTACTATTTGATATGCCAGAATAGAcaataagttgtttttttatagaCAGCATACTAGTTGacagttaaatgcatttaaacaTTATATTGTTTTTCAAAGTGTGCCTCCTTTTTCTTCCCAAAGGTACCAGTTCCTTGTTCTTCCTAACGTGTGGGCCATCCATGTACCTCATCGATCAACATCCTCCAACATACAGtttctacaggtacatgtacaggctgGTGTATCATgtcttttgactttgacatatGACACACTTAAAGTTGCACATGCCAGAATCTGGCGCACCAGAATCTATTAACCTTGAGGATCAAACTGTGCCTTTTTCCTCAGTAGTTTCCATCATTGTCCAGTGGCATACAGATATGTCTAAAAGCAAAAACTTtagtacatatgtacatatactacaCAAATACCATGAGATTGATTCTGAGCAGAGATTGAAGTGCCTCCATATCTGTGTTAATTACATGTTACTTGCTTAGACTACATGGCATTCTGTGCTATCATAAAATTTGGTTTTATAGATGAATTTGCACAAATGTTCAGCTATGCTGTTTGATTTGTTGACTTCATTTAGGTTCACAATTAACTtgacatttcagttttacacatctttttttctcttccagAAACCTCTCCAGCGTCTCCACAACAGGGCAACTAGGTTTGAGTTTGTTGCTGACATCATGAGAAAATACCAGGTTGGCCCCTGCAGTACTAAACCCAAGAGATAGGAGGAGTCTGTGTGCAGCCATCGCCATCAAGAACTTTTATCTCTCGTCTATGTATATAAAAACTCAATCTAAAACTTTTATTTAATATTTGGCCTTGATATTTAGGACTTTCTGGTCAGGAGATAATGTTAGTTGAAAGATGTGATAACATAGTCAGCAATCCAAAATTGATTAATACACTCCAGAAACAGCATATAGATATTCTGTGTTCTCTATGTTGTGCCAACAAGTATTATCATTTGCTTAAGGAAAAGAAAGTATTACCTTGTATGATGAAAACGGGTTGCAAGAATAAGTGAGTAAGTAATATTATTTAATCTATATGATTAGATTTTCTATCTAGTCTTTATAATTAGATTCAAAGCTCAATGTTGCAAGTATAGTTTTAAATTTCATCTATTTTCCTATGATGTAATTTAGCatacttttatttttgtatctttgtttaCAAAGTCCAGCCAAGATTTTTGTATCTACTATACTTCACTTTATAAGTGGATAGAAGAAGTAAGTTTTTTTAGCTTATTATGAGCAATTACTGTATATATAATCTATTAGTGTTATACACAATAGTACAGTAGATGTGCTTAACTCATGGCATGAACTTTATAACTATTTATATGTCACTCTACATTCTTTGATTCATATTCCTTAAATCATTAGTAAAATTAAAAGCAATATAGAATGACAGTTCCAAGATTGCCTTATGTGTGAAGCAATCAAAGCTGATATGTTTGATAGATAATTGAAAGATAATTGATATACCAAAAGTGCTCGTCCTACAGATCTGCTTAGTTATAGATGATTCAGAGTTTTGTCCCACCAACATGTCCAAAGTCGATGTGTGAAAAAGTACTTTTCCACAGTCAAGGCCCCACGACACCATACTTCTGTGTAGAGCCATGTGTCCTGTACTGTAATAGAACACAGAGTGTTATATGTATTATGTACAGATGCACTAAATACAAATTATTAGATGTGTAAAGACGTGTTGCATTGATGTTGCATGaattaaaagatgaaaataaattGAATAGTATTCCTTACTCCTGTCCCTTTTCCGTaatgcatactgtaaatgcagaaatgttcgcggtggattaatgttcgcggcggCCAATTCatcacgaatttaaaaccaccacgaacatttttccataacagtcaGAGACTacatgcatggtgctaccgcgaaattaaaaccaccgcgaaaagtcgattttcccgctaccgcgaaattaagtccccgcgaacttaaaagcatttacagtagtttgtgGTTAGGGCATCTCTGAAAATCATATTGCATGTATCCCTTACAGAGCAATGTCTTGCTTACTAGTATCAATCAGGGACATGCATTTTCTACAACTTCTTGCATATGTATGTATCACATACTTTAGTTATATGGCTTCAAATAGCAGGTGTTCCTTAAACCTTAAATATAGCTGCAAGAGTGCTGAAAACATGAGCCTAAAGTCTGGCTCCAGACAAGATAGAAATTCAATATTATCAGCACTGGTGAGAACAAATTATCTATGCCTCTATGCCAATAAACAGTAACACAATAATAATCCTCACAAGTGTTGTTTCAATAtttaatggtacatgtacaactgctgGTAAGAGCATTGTCAGTATTAACACTTGGACAAACAAGCATAGAAGTGTTACAAAAGAGCAAAACTTGTGAAGGAATTCTCTTCAGGTAACAAAGTTGAGGACACAAACATTTCTATGTCCACTCAAGACCAGCTT
This genomic stretch from Branchiostoma floridae strain S238N-H82 chromosome 13, Bfl_VNyyK, whole genome shotgun sequence harbors:
- the LOC118428800 gene encoding LARGE xylosyl- and glucuronyltransferase 2-like isoform X2, which translates into the protein MTSRRKLARRAPVCSLTAILWIAFGLSLTSVIVTVLYLPTLRSQPAERKKQELKPDVVEDWDGNVLLDQMTDQTHISVGGWWVPHVRWEEEVSCTVGGRSLCQKVLSVMCKADSVRAVYQYLPIRPDTDIKTIYFSARSAAVDLQSVDSVHDADYSAIAMVKFDDGSHQTLRLDFPSGSHPFIAAENDMGVPNNQKVVSVLVMLFCHGYMGLVKFTDIILKPVGAGGMIATERGDIVSSCPPALLSPVSATKPTFHYEHIFNATFTEYKEDTVTLVTQVSMDRIAMLDRIIRHWDGPMAVALYVPTTSQKPDTNHDWKRYYINKKLRHPKFRTFCSVLAVYANVVNDEYPINYLRNLALRMVKSKYVFLLDADFIPSPNFQDNFRVLINDQSDPTDRTAYVVPAFEFLEEQEDQPPPQDKEALKQQIFADDANILPFRSVESPESHRPTDYQRWYAEEQVYPVSTYQDKFEPYLVLRMSPSLPLYDERFSGYGMNKVTHTMELLAAGYQFLVLPNVWAIHVPHRSTSSNIQFLQKPLQRLHNRATRFEFVADIMRKYQVGPCSTKPKR
- the LOC118428800 gene encoding LARGE xylosyl- and glucuronyltransferase 2-like isoform X1, which codes for MTSRRKLARRAPVCSLTAILWIAFGLSLTSVIVTVLYLPTLRSQPAERKKQELKPDVVEDWDGNVLLDQMTDQTHISVGGWWVPHVRWEEEVSCTVGGRSLCQKVLSVMCKADSVRAVYQYLPIRPDTDIKTIYFSARSAAVDLQSVDSVHDADYSAIAMVKFDDGSHQTLRLDFPSGSHPFIAAENDMGVPNNQKVVSVLVMLFCHGYMGLVKFTDIILKPVGAAGGMIATERGDIVSSCPPALLSPVSATKPTFHYEHIFNATFTEYKEDTVTLVTQVSMDRIAMLDRIIRHWDGPMAVALYVPTTSQKPDTNHDWKRYYINKKLRHPKFRTFCSVLAVYANVVNDEYPINYLRNLALRMVKSKYVFLLDADFIPSPNFQDNFRVLINDQSDPTDRTAYVVPAFEFLEEQEDQPPPQDKEALKQQIFADDANILPFRSVESPESHRPTDYQRWYAEEQVYPVSTYQDKFEPYLVLRMSPSLPLYDERFSGYGMNKVTHTMELLAAGYQFLVLPNVWAIHVPHRSTSSNIQFLQKPLQRLHNRATRFEFVADIMRKYQVGPCSTKPKR